Within Primulina tabacum isolate GXHZ01 chromosome 5, ASM2559414v2, whole genome shotgun sequence, the genomic segment TGGAATTGATCATGGTCAAGGAGGTGATTATAGGACCCCTTTTAGAATACAAAGAAGCAATAAGTGCGAAAGGGCTAGTGTTTTTCATATTTCTCCGGCAAGATTCGGGGCGATCGCCGGAATTCCTGCCGAAGATTTCCTTAGCTCGTGTGACATGTGCAAGAAGCAACTTCATGGCGAAGACGTATACATGTATAGGTACTTTCTTACATGTTTTTATCGAGTACTTCTTCAAAACTTGAAGTCAAATTATCGCTTTATCATTTAGATTCgcgaaaataatatattttgggtACGTGAAATTTGTAGGGGAGAGAAAGCGTTTTGTAGTGCGGAGTGTCGTTACCAGCAAATCGCGATCGACGAACGCCAAGAGAAGTGCGGCTCCGAGGCGTCGAGGCCGAGCTCGTGTCTCTCAGACGAGAAAATTTTGACCCCCGGAATCCTAGCAATCTAGACTTCAAGCACAAAAAATGAAGATCCAAATCGATTTATACGCATATATGATCATGGAATTGTATCACCCATAAACACATGAGAATGAGAAATTTTTGGAGTGACCGATTAGTTCCATATTTCCTATTTTTCCCTCAATAATTGAGATCTTGACGTGGGTAAGTTACGTATGGATCAATGGTTGAGAATCGTACGCCACATGATGCCTAAAAAGTCtttcaattaatatttttttaaacattattaTTGATTATAACATTTATATTAAATTCTAATCATATTGACGAGGAATAGTTGGAACACGCACATTTATATTAAATTCTTATCATTTttctcttaatcatttcataattttatcctCCAATCAAACGTAGCCGTAAAATATACGTAATtttcatatataaatttaaaaaatcggtTTTTCTTTACATTTATAAGTACGAGTTAGATCTTTCAAGTAATCAAAAGTTAGTTCACATagaattataattttgttttatatttGGACATTTAGTTTGTTGTTGATATGACGTCTAACATTAATTAGGCACATATTTGAATTTTaacttttcttttaattgttggTTTTTCAATTTCTGTTAGTTGTGAACTGGCTAAGCCCATCTTAATCAAAGACTTTTGTTTCCTCCTCGCAATTTTGGGAATGGATCCTCTGCGGTGATCATCCCAGTATTAAGAGATGTTGTGGCACAAATTTTTTagcttatatttattttattttattttttggttttttttttttgttttcatctTTCTTTCACTCACtatcaaattttcatttttaaacatttttagtcttgtttaaaatatattatatttctttcttttgcCATTTTTTGACTTTTtgtttctctctttctttttttacaTTTTGTTTATCGCGTTTCTTTCGAGagtaaaacatatttatttttcaattttaatttttttcacatGCTTGATTCGtccattttcttctttttttcccattattttttcaatttaaattcttttcacatatttatttttcaatttaaatttttaaaaaaatttacaacaAAGGAGGAGAAGACTTGAATATAaaaatttctattttcttgATCATTTGCATGtccaattatttttaaaatttttttttctatattgACATATTTAATGAGTTGGTAtattagtatataatacataaatataaattataacaaGAAAAAACGATACAAAAAAAATTGACAAGATAAAAAAAGAGTAGAAAATACTTTAAGAAAAATTAGATTGTatacaaaaaaattcaaaaaggaAAACAAAAAGATCAATGAatgtaaaaagaaaatattaattaattaaaatatataaaaaacagaaatagaaaagaaaattgTTTGGCGGGTGTAAACGACGCCACGGCACAGCCTCCGTTGTGAAGATGCCCACGGCAGAGGATCCATTCCCCACGATTTTGTGTGCTCTTTTGTATAGCCCACAAGCGATGAATATGGTCACATTGGAGCATTAcgttattttataataaatatatatatatatatatagttttgttttatttttatttgcttatatatgttttttatctaaataattttttttcctgttTTGATAGTGATATATTTTTGTAGTTTGATGGGAATAAAACAATTCGAACTCCATACTTTTTTTATATCGAAAGGACATTTTCGGGTTGTGTTATTAATATATCgtattaataataaataaagaatTGAAACGTGATTCAATACATTTATAAGTTGAATAAACTTAAAAGTTGATAACCAACACCCACTTCTCCAAGAAAATTAGTGAGTGATATATTTATTGATttcaataatttatttgggaAAAAATTTTACTTGGTTCTAAAtatgttcaaaatatttcaTCAGAGACGATCAGAAATCTGCGGAGAACCTGCTGATGGGAAAAGTTTAGACCCTTCACAAACTTATATTTTTGAATAATTGTGTGTATTATTGTTTACCAAAAAACCTACATAAGACAGTCTCGtgtatcatattttgtgagacagattttttatttgaatcatccatgaaaaattattactttttatgctaagagtattatttttttattgtgaatatcggtagaattgactcgtctcacagataaatattcatgagactatatcacaaaagacctactccaCTTTGTCTCATGATTGTATTTACTGTCTATTTAGTTTAGtttaaaaaataacaataaagAAGATTCTCGCGAACACAACTTCAACTCCTATCAAATGCCATTAATGACTCCTTCATCGTACATATCATGAATACCAAGTCCAATAAATTCATGTGATTTCTATGTatgaatttatatataatattacatCATTCAAAGTAAAATTTCAATTTCTTTCAATTGCAAAGAAATAACACCCAAAGTAAAGTTAATTAAAAGCTATTGCAGTCGATTATCCATTGTAATGTTAACACATACTtcataataatgataatgatcTTTAGACTTGAAACCTCATAGCCGATTCCGGTTTGATTTCTTGGTACGGCGCCTTCTCTTTGATTCTGCGATGCAGTAAACAGGAATGGTGGGATCAGTTTCAGTCAATGGAAAGAGTCCAATTCAAGATTCTTGTCCATAAATGGTGGAAATTACCTGTCTTTCCTCTTCTCCAGGAACCGGGCCAGTGAGTTTCGCCTCGCCATCGGTAAATCGGAGGCAAGAGGCGGCATGAGAGCACGCTCCGAAGGGATCTGAGTCGTGAAGGGCGGAGCGAAGGCGGAGGAGTGATGGTGGTTCTGGGTGCCGCTGGACTTGTTAGCCAACGACATGATTTCACCGACCTTATCCGCCGGGAAATCATCGAACACGAGCACTTGGCCGCCGTAGAATATCGTCATCTGGGCAGTTTCCGCGCCGGATTTTGTACCGCTGAACACACAAAAAAATCACCCCCAAAATCAAATCGCAACTTTAAAGTGCAGAAGGTTAGCAGAAGCATTTACCTCAGATCAGACTTCTTCTGGGCTTCTTCTTCACCGGCAGGAAGCTGGGTCTCTCCAGATTTCTCCATCATCGGGAACAAATTCATCGTCCCAGTCACAGCAGCAGCCGAAGCCCcttaaattcacaaaaatcaacaACTCTCTCGAGAAAAAGGGGAAATAATCCAACAGAATTAAAACCCAAATCCAGAAACTCACAGATCCCGGCTAcccaaaaggaaaaaaaaatcataccAGAGGATTCGAATTTCTGAGCTAACCCGAGAGTAAGATCTCCGAAGCTACCCTTCTCCTTCAGGTATTGGCTCAAGAGGCCGCAAGTCTTGGAGAAGTTGGACCTGCCGCCGTCCAGCTTACCGGAATCCACGATCTTCGACGATCCCATTTATTTCTCCTTAGCATTTAATACTAACTTCTGGTCGCTTTATACACAATCAAACTTGGCTTCCGGCACGAGGAATGTGTGATGAACCCATGAAATATAGAAGAATTGTTCTTAGTCACTTTCAACGGGGTTTTTAGCATTGTGGTCCTTTGTTTTCTAAGCCataatttgatagataaaaagagaaattgataaataattttctttatcttgtgtttggtatttttttataaaactcaTGATAATATCACAGgcccttgataaataattttttagaagaataaaatgtcccttctattaggtgtgataattttaatttaatgataaaatacactacaaatgacttaattattctcaatttataaatgatttttataaatctatgctagtaggtagaaattaaaatcaaataaatatttttatttatttttatatattatataatatgataattatataaatgaattcgagataattatataaatattttttataaatctcaataaaattattagtatcacccgattaaacttaaaaattgatatttgacttgactcacaaaattaagggctcaattatcatattatataatacataaaattaggtaaaaataaataaatcatggaAGCACCATCGGcgcatgaacagataaaaaatatgaactcaagcaacaactttgaaattataaaatttattatgataaggttaattttgtcgttacaatataatatataaatttaatcactcttattaaaatcatatcaaacattaaatataatatcctacatcttatttatccttaacgtatccttatattatatatcacatgtttatcttaTCATGTataccaaactatgcctaaaTTTATTCCATTTCGGATAAACCAAATCTAATTGCATAATCGATTTGTGAAAAGTCTAAAGATATAAAACAAATGTTTTTATAAAAACAAGCAAATTTAACCTCGTGTTAAAAAAACTCTTATGTTGTAAGAGTTTACATCCGATTTTAAAAAACACATCAAATTCTCCGAACTCATTCAAATATTCAGaggataataatatatattcatcCCTCACACCCAAACTAGTACAGAAACCAATTTATTCAATTAATGATGTTTTACGACTTTGTTGTTTTAAAAAACGAGGCATAACATATATACTTTTATTTATAGGCTTATAAAAAATGATAGGCGGGTCCATCCACCCTGTAGGTCTAGCAACTTAGGTAACGTTTAAGCGATTTTTTTACCCGAAAAATTAATCTTTTTTGTTATCTTCGTTattttccaataatttttttgaaaaacgaccaaaataatttgaaatctaAAGAATAGAAACGAAAAAAATAACTATATCATCATAAGAAAAATGAAGACTCCATCACCGTGGTTCTTaatcggaaaaaaaaaaaaaaaaaacacgcaCATTTATGTGCAAAAATTATGTCaaaatattgatatatatatatacaagggTTCTATGATCTATCAATGTTTTAGAAACACATGAGATTTCGTTCCATTTACAAGAATTTACATCTCACGTAGAATTTCATTGTATAAAATCAAAAAGAAATATACGCAAACGATCGACAAAATTGAAGCAACAATCATTTTATAACTAATATAGTGAGTAAATATAATAATTCAATCCACCCACCATATTCACAAATACGTACACTATATATCACAAAGAATTTAAAAGAAAGCATAGACGAAAAACAAAGGACTAGTATCGCGCGAGTACTTGATAAAAGCGAAAAAGTCTGACCTAGTCAAATCAAAACGACGCAGACGCTATGGTTTTTGGACTATCATATACCCGGAGTCCGTGGAAACATGGATGTCAACTCCGAATAATTTGATAATATTCGTTTTCTTGACTTTCTTGATTATGAAGGGTTTGATCTTGAGGGATTCGGATGGTTGTTTCTTCCCACCGGACGTATCGCGACTTTTGGAATCACATGATGATGCCGAAGTAACCAAATGCAAATCTTTATTAACAAGATCATCAGGGTTAACTTTAAATCCTCTCCCCCTCCGCGCTGTTTCCCGCAGCCGAGTGCCTCGATGTTGTTGTTGATCATGGCTTTTTTCTGTGATGAAGATGAACCCTCTTTTGTGTGATCGTGAGAGATGCTAATGAGTAAGAAAAGGAGAGCTATGCATGTGTtatatatagagtttaaattGATACATTCTAATTCTCGTAGGAAACATAAAAGTGAGTCCTATTAATTCTTATGGACCTCAAGAAGCTTCCTTATCGATTATAATTAGTTTTTGGAGTTTCCGAGTTCGTTTATAAATCTATAATGAATTTTTGGAGTTTCCTAGTTCGTTTATAAATCCACGTAAATTGACATGCATATACTTCGATTTTCTTTTGGATTGTAGATTTGTATAAATTAAAATAGGATAAGATTTATATGGGGAAAGCTAATTTTTCCATTAAAAAACTATATTTGGTCGAAATCAATCTTCTTCTTGTAAAATTTGTGAGCTGATAATTGTTTAGAAATAATCCATTTTTATATGAAAATCCACTTCCATGCTAGGAAAATTTTACTCATGCTGGGCAAGATAAAGCGATCGTTACTGGTGTAGATCGAGCTGATCCAAGCATGGTACTATTGCCGAACCTCctccaatttattttttttaaattacaagGGGAAATATATTCATAACATGGGACTTGATAAACTAATGAACAATTAGCGATTTAGCTCCACAtgaaagataaataaaaaatggGATGTGAAAATAAAGAAGCAACATTcattgaaatttaaataatttttcctaTTCTCGTCCGCTCAAGTTATCGCGACCTAGAGCTTGATATTATGTAtgaatatacacacacacaaactaaCGCCTCACAAGTTAAATTTTTTGAGACAGATCTCCAGCCCGACTCATCTcattaaaagtattacttttcatATTAGAAATACGTCGGATCatctaaaattatatatatatatatatactagaagATATGTACGTGCGTTGCACGTATGAAGCATACAAATATGGAACATACAACAACCATAATTTCTCATGAcatattttgaaattataaatttcTATACATAAATTACATAATTGAAAAAAcagttaaaagttttaaaagtaTTCATCGAAGGAAATTTGATAGTGCATAAAACATGAAGATAATTGtaacatttttaaaaacttttatttttcaagcaaaaaaatatttaaaaaacataagaaaaattttaaaatcttataaatcattttaagtaACTATAGATATAAGACTAATttgttttacataaaaaaaatatgaattcaTTCTTATTCCTCATTTTCTATCACTTTAATGTATATAAGACTAATTATTACACGTAAAATCAATTTAAGctcattttcattcttttgaAATGTTCTCTCATGGCACCAAACAATTATTCGAGTttgtcatgcataaaattttaaggTTTGGCCCACTGACACCCACATCAATGTAATTCTCATTATGTTCACAATTAGCTTTTTATGTGGCTTTGCACGGTGTATcacaattataagaaataaaagTCTTGTCTTTGGTAACAAATATAACATTTGGCCTGAAGATCAAGAAACGTATGAACTAAAATATTAATCTTTCACTATCATTCAGTTTTGTTGGATTAAGCGTGCATAAGTGAGAGTAGTACTGAAATTGAtgaattattattactattattttaaatttcattaaaagtttctttaatttattttagaaatcATTAAatgctaaatttttatttttcttcaatttagtttagattttattaaataatagatgaaaataaaagatgaaaacaaaacaaacaaagTGACATgtattaatgaatattatttaatgaagATAATGACATagatgtaaattcacaattcaaactcatatatttat encodes:
- the LOC142546029 gene encoding protein TIFY 10B-like, with amino-acid sequence MGSSKIVDSGKLDGGRSNFSKTCGLLSQYLKEKGSFGDLTLGLAQKFESSGASAAAVTGTMNLFPMMEKSGETQLPAGEEEAQKKSDLSGTKSGAETAQMTIFYGGQVLVFDDFPADKVGEIMSLANKSSGTQNHHHSSAFAPPFTTQIPSERALMPPLASDLPMARRNSLARFLEKRKDRIKEKAPYQEIKPESAMRFQV